One genomic segment of Paenibacillus sp. FSL H8-0332 includes these proteins:
- a CDS encoding AraC family transcriptional regulator, with the protein MNLKMLHAVSPVNSLSFQLHGLLQGNFSDPIVVPQQELATHTLIFTQQGEGCLTWDNEEFSIMYGTCFLLNPHCTIEIRNSGQSPLSLWFLTFSMHMNQSHPPALLEAGEFTVPHFEVLVRELQEIAQHQYTADTLQQMAAHHSFQKLMGSLLQHLGPHQKTENSRQAVLEIIASLKENYQQDVSVEELARQAKISNRRFTHWFKLLTGTNVSGYMTALRINHAKELLLGGGRLQEIANTVGYRDEYYFNRRFRQTVGISPGRFIRNHHKKQVNICAMSCLGHLLALGIRPIAAANNLTNNLHLRELSYDIHKVNSIPMQLDEIANLQPELILAPCQNDYDKLSAIAPTLLLSGNEHNPLSLLRMLGETLNKQQEAEQWVVQYNRKTQRHRARLAAIYSRDETFSSIEIRSDSIYVFGNFWCRGAYNLYDGLELSAPVIIQQEMINKEAYRIITEEQLPLFVGDHLFLTIVDPGRYKQLSATARWKSLPAVRNNQVYHTPLEKFRVSDPISLHKQLDTQMKLLLAR; encoded by the coding sequence TTGAATTTGAAGATGCTGCATGCTGTCAGCCCGGTAAACTCCCTGTCCTTTCAACTGCATGGCTTGCTGCAAGGCAACTTCTCTGACCCCATAGTCGTACCACAGCAGGAGCTTGCAACACACACGCTAATCTTCACACAACAGGGAGAAGGATGCCTGACTTGGGACAATGAAGAGTTCTCCATAATGTACGGAACCTGCTTTCTGCTGAATCCCCATTGTACGATTGAGATCCGCAATTCAGGCCAATCCCCGCTCTCACTGTGGTTTTTAACCTTTTCCATGCATATGAACCAAAGTCACCCGCCCGCCTTACTAGAGGCCGGAGAATTCACAGTCCCGCACTTCGAGGTGTTGGTCCGGGAGTTACAGGAAATCGCCCAGCATCAGTATACAGCTGACACACTGCAGCAAATGGCGGCACATCACAGCTTCCAGAAGCTCATGGGCAGTCTGCTTCAACATCTGGGACCACACCAAAAAACAGAAAATTCCCGGCAGGCTGTGCTGGAAATCATTGCTTCGCTGAAGGAAAATTACCAGCAGGACGTATCCGTTGAGGAGCTTGCCCGGCAAGCTAAAATCAGTAACCGCCGTTTTACCCATTGGTTCAAGCTGTTGACCGGCACCAATGTGTCGGGCTATATGACCGCTTTACGGATCAATCATGCGAAGGAGCTGCTGCTGGGCGGCGGACGCCTCCAGGAAATTGCGAATACGGTTGGCTATCGGGATGAGTATTATTTTAACCGGCGCTTCAGGCAAACCGTAGGAATATCCCCCGGTCGATTCATTCGCAATCATCACAAGAAGCAGGTGAACATTTGCGCAATGAGCTGTCTCGGCCATTTGCTTGCGCTTGGTATTCGCCCCATTGCTGCCGCCAACAACCTGACGAACAACCTGCATCTGCGCGAGCTAAGCTACGATATTCACAAGGTCAACAGCATCCCGATGCAGCTTGATGAAATAGCAAACCTTCAGCCCGAGCTCATTCTGGCTCCCTGTCAAAATGATTACGACAAGCTGTCGGCCATTGCTCCGACATTATTATTGTCAGGGAACGAACATAACCCGCTGTCCTTGCTTCGGATGCTTGGGGAAACGTTAAATAAGCAGCAGGAGGCCGAGCAGTGGGTTGTGCAATACAACCGGAAAACCCAGCGGCACCGGGCGCGGTTAGCTGCGATTTACTCGAGGGATGAGACGTTCTCCTCTATTGAAATCCGTTCGGATTCGATTTATGTATTCGGCAATTTCTGGTGCAGAGGCGCTTATAATTTGTATGACGGTCTGGAGCTCTCCGCACCAGTCATTATTCAGCAGGAAATGATAAATAAAGAGGCGTATCGTATTATTACTGAGGAGCAGCTCCCGCTTTTTGTAGGTGATCATCTCTTTTTGACGATAGTCGATCCCGGACGGTATAAGCAATTATCTGCGACTGCAAGATGGAAATCACTGCCGGCGGTCAGGAACAACCAAGTCTATCACACACCATTGGAGAAATTCCGGGTAAGCGACCCCATCTCGCTGCATAAACAACTGGACACGCAAATGAAATTGCTGCTTGCACGCTGA
- a CDS encoding NAD(P)/FAD-dependent oxidoreductase, translating into MDKPMELYDVTIIGGGPAGLYTTFYSGMRDLKTKLIESQPELGGRILTYPEKMIWDVGGVTPIRGEKLIAQLVEQARTFEPTIVLGQQISGFERQEDGTIVLTASSGERHHTRTVILAIGYGARKQVKLEIEGADRFEVTNLYYTVQELEGFRAKHVLISGGGDSAVDWANELEPIAASVTIVHRRSQFGGHERHVSNMRNSSVKICTPYTIEALHSSNGTSIEQVAIAHLETGGRELLEVDAVIVNHGMKCDFGPVEGWGLDLGPWHVTVDEHMATNLPGVFAAGDFVTYGCKVELIAGTFTDGIMALNSAKQYLDPEAPMMAYVSSHNEKFKEKNRALGVIEDEESGQKD; encoded by the coding sequence ATGGATAAACCAATGGAGCTTTATGATGTAACGATAATCGGTGGCGGTCCAGCCGGATTGTACACAACCTTTTATAGCGGCATGCGCGATCTGAAGACAAAGCTGATCGAGTCGCAGCCAGAACTGGGCGGGCGAATCCTGACCTATCCTGAAAAAATGATCTGGGATGTAGGGGGCGTAACTCCGATCCGCGGAGAGAAATTGATCGCCCAATTAGTGGAGCAAGCCAGAACCTTCGAGCCGACGATTGTACTGGGTCAGCAAATCTCAGGCTTTGAACGCCAGGAGGATGGCACGATTGTGCTGACGGCATCGAGTGGAGAGCGGCATCATACAAGAACCGTCATTTTGGCCATCGGTTATGGTGCCCGCAAGCAGGTCAAGCTGGAGATCGAAGGAGCAGACCGTTTCGAAGTAACGAACTTGTATTACACCGTTCAGGAGCTGGAGGGCTTCCGGGCTAAGCATGTGCTCATCTCGGGAGGCGGCGATTCGGCGGTGGATTGGGCGAATGAACTGGAGCCGATTGCAGCAAGCGTAACGATTGTACACCGCCGCAGCCAATTTGGCGGACATGAGCGGCATGTTTCGAATATGAGGAATTCATCAGTGAAAATATGTACGCCCTATACCATAGAAGCTCTGCATAGCAGCAATGGCACCAGCATTGAACAGGTCGCCATCGCTCATCTGGAAACGGGAGGACGTGAGTTGCTGGAAGTCGATGCGGTTATCGTTAATCACGGGATGAAATGCGATTTCGGGCCGGTGGAGGGTTGGGGGCTAGATCTCGGACCATGGCATGTAACCGTTGACGAGCATATGGCGACGAACCTCCCGGGCGTGTTCGCCGCAGGCGATTTCGTGACATATGGCTGCAAAGTGGAGCTGATCGCCGGGACGTTTACCGATGGCATTATGGCACTCAATAGCGCCAAGCAATATTTGGACCCTGAAGCCCCGATGATGGCCTATGTATCCTCGCATAATGAGAAGTTTAAAGAGAAGAATCGCGCATTAGGCGTAATTGAGGATGAAGAGAGCGGGCAGAAAGACTAA